A single window of Scomber scombrus chromosome 12, fScoSco1.1, whole genome shotgun sequence DNA harbors:
- the comtd1 gene encoding catechol O-methyltransferase domain-containing protein 1 yields the protein MAADIKMLFCVGLAVVLTGVGKSAFIGKSHSEGKEDPVLQYVVNNSLREHPVLTKLRLRTLEDEWSRMMVACEQAQLMANLMKLINATKAIEIGMYTGYNALNMALAMPENGCVLACEVVESYVDIAKPFFKEAGVENKIDVRLQAALKTLDELIEAGEAGTYDFVFIDADKINYDNYYEKSLELIRKGGIIAIDNVLWSGKVVNPAADDLTSQALDALNKKLHKDQRIDLSMLTIGDGLTIAIKR from the exons ATGGCTGCAGATATTAAAATGCTCTTTTGTGTTGGACTTGCTGTTGTACTAACAG GTGTTGGAAAGTCTGCGTTTATTGGGAAGAGCCACagcgaaggaaaggaggatccTGTGCTGCAGTATGTTGTTAACAACTCACTGAGGGAGCATCCAGTCCTCACCAAACTCAGACTG agaaCCCTTGAAGATGAATGGAGTAGAATGATGGTTGCCTGTGAACAAGCCCAGCTTATGGCAAATCTCATGAAACTGATCAATGCAACTAAAGCTATTGAAATAG GGATGTACACAGGGTATAATGCACTGAACATGGCTTTGGCCATGCCAGAGAATGGATGCGTGCTAGCTTGTGAAGTAGTAGAGAGCTATGTGGACATTGCCAAACCGTTTTTTAAAGAG GCTGGGGTTGAAAATAAGATAGACGTACGGCTTCAAGCTGCACTGAAGACACTGG ACGAACTGATTGAGGCCGGAGAAGCTGGAACATATGACTTTGTGTTCATTGATGCTGACAAAATAAACTATGACAACTACTATGAGAAGTCCCTTGAGCTCATACGAAAAGGGGGCATTATTGCGATTGACAAT GTGCTGTGGAGCGGAAAGGTTGTGAATCCTGCTGCTGATGATCTCACCTCACAGGCTCTGGATGCTCTCAATAAGAAGCTGCACAAGGACCAGAGGATTGATCTGAGCATGCTCACTATTGGTGATGGGCTGACCATTGCCATTAAACGctaa